In Halalkalicoccus subterraneus, one genomic interval encodes:
- a CDS encoding DUF5798 family protein produces MGLGSTTKKIQMMADKAEQLYTQLNEVKKQLEDLRIKLESTHETVAGLEVKHEQNRAILEALAEEQGIDVEQVITDASIEDAETLGEDEPDTDPGEIADDEKVPGAPDEPTEADPRTDPGSGTETS; encoded by the coding sequence ATGGGACTCGGAAGCACCACGAAGAAGATCCAGATGATGGCCGACAAGGCCGAACAGCTCTACACCCAGCTCAACGAGGTCAAAAAGCAGCTCGAGGACCTCCGCATCAAACTCGAGAGCACCCACGAGACGGTCGCCGGGCTCGAAGTCAAACACGAACAGAACCGCGCGATCCTCGAGGCGCTCGCCGAGGAGCAGGGGATCGACGTCGAGCAGGTCATCACCGACGCCTCGATCGAGGACGCCGAGACCCTCGGCGAAGACGAGCCCGATACGGACCCCGGCGAGATCGCGGACGACGAGAAGGTTCCCGGCGCGCCGGACGAACCGACCGAGGCCGATCCTCGGACGGATCCGGGCTCCGGAACCGAGACCAGTTAA
- a CDS encoding DUF7548 family protein translates to MDLTRRAPQLGIAACLAVLIAVIAPYVVLPEDAATGLAVYYGAGLLGPRLTGVFAAVAIVVLGAGLGERSDPATVAGAALVITLFMTAVSAEWVLALSPEAVTGITTQDWLAYHRWLVVAFSALSAVATGLYARALGLL, encoded by the coding sequence ATGGACCTCACGCGACGTGCCCCGCAACTGGGGATCGCCGCCTGTCTCGCCGTTCTCATCGCCGTCATCGCCCCCTACGTCGTCCTTCCGGAGGACGCCGCGACCGGTCTCGCCGTCTACTACGGCGCCGGCCTCCTCGGTCCGCGACTCACCGGCGTCTTCGCCGCCGTCGCGATCGTGGTCCTCGGTGCGGGACTGGGCGAGCGCTCCGATCCGGCGACCGTCGCGGGCGCGGCGCTCGTAATCACGCTGTTCATGACGGCCGTGTCCGCCGAGTGGGTCCTCGCGCTCTCACCCGAGGCCGTTACGGGCATCACGACTCAGGATTGGCTGGCGTACCACCGGTGGCTCGTGGTCGCCTTTTCGGCGCTATCGGCGGTCGCGACGGGGCTGTACGCGCGGGCGTTGGGGCTGCTGTAG
- the msrA gene encoding peptide-methionine (S)-S-oxide reductase MsrA — protein MATEIATLGGGCFWCTEAAMKELDGVESVTSGYAGGDTADPTYEAVCSGGTGHAEVVQIEYDPEAISYDELLDVFFATHDPTQLDRQGPDVGSQYRSIVLYHDETQRKQAAAYIEALDEEYDDSVVTELDALEAFFAAEEYHQDYFEKNPNDAYCRMHAQPKVEKVRERFRNKLQQA, from the coding sequence ATGGCGACAGAGATCGCGACACTCGGCGGTGGCTGTTTCTGGTGTACCGAAGCCGCGATGAAGGAACTCGACGGTGTCGAGTCGGTCACCTCGGGATACGCCGGCGGCGACACGGCGGATCCGACCTACGAGGCCGTCTGCTCGGGTGGAACGGGTCACGCAGAGGTCGTACAGATCGAGTACGACCCCGAGGCCATCTCGTACGACGAGCTGCTCGACGTCTTCTTCGCGACCCACGACCCGACCCAGCTCGATCGGCAGGGTCCCGACGTGGGGAGCCAGTACCGCTCGATCGTCCTGTATCACGACGAGACCCAGCGCAAGCAGGCCGCCGCCTACATCGAGGCGCTCGACGAGGAGTACGACGACAGCGTGGTGACCGAACTCGACGCGCTCGAGGCGTTCTTCGCCGCGGAGGAGTACCACCAGGACTACTTCGAGAAGAACCCCAACGACGCCTACTGTCGAATGCACGCCCAGCCGAAGGTCGAGAAAGTGCGAGAGCGGTTCCGGAACAAGCTGCAGCAGGCGTAG
- a CDS encoding ribonuclease P protein component 4 produces MSIASERIDRLEALAREAAAEGEDDRAREYVALARRIAERNRLRFPRSFERATCDRCDRYFRPGRNARVRLQDGHVVVTCECGAHHRYPYRS; encoded by the coding sequence ATGTCCATCGCTAGCGAGCGCATCGATCGGCTGGAGGCGCTCGCCCGGGAGGCCGCCGCAGAGGGCGAGGATGACCGGGCCCGCGAGTACGTCGCGCTCGCGCGTCGGATCGCCGAGCGAAACCGCCTTCGTTTCCCGCGGTCGTTCGAGCGGGCGACCTGCGACCGGTGTGACCGCTATTTCCGTCCGGGACGCAACGCTCGCGTCCGGCTGCAGGACGGCCACGTCGTCGTCACCTGCGAGTGCGGCGCTCACCACCGGTACCCGTATCGGTCGTAG
- a CDS encoding PLP-dependent cysteine synthase family protein, translating into MSDPAESVLDTVGRTPLVSVHAAPDSVPVYAKLETFNPGASVKDRIGRYMLERMLERGDVSPGGTVIEPTAGNTGIGIAVAAGQLDLNAVFVVPERFSVEKQQLMAALDAEVINTPTSEGMGGAIERAHDLADELDDAVVPQQFSNPLNTEAHYETTAPEIYGALEGEVGAVVAGCGTAGTLMGLARYARERDPETYVGAVEPEGSLYATTKGEESEEGEYKTEGIGTHDPATNELFEPDLVDEVLQVSDRDAHDELKRLAREEGHLVASSAGAASIAALGVAARIDAGEIDVPYDSVVTVFPDSSERYLSKGIYRDFEEWED; encoded by the coding sequence ATGAGCGATCCCGCAGAAAGCGTTCTCGACACCGTCGGTCGGACGCCGCTGGTCTCCGTGCACGCCGCCCCCGATTCGGTCCCCGTCTACGCGAAACTCGAGACGTTCAACCCCGGCGCGAGCGTCAAGGACCGCATCGGGAGGTACATGCTCGAACGGATGCTCGAACGTGGCGACGTCTCGCCGGGCGGAACAGTGATAGAACCCACGGCGGGAAACACGGGGATCGGGATCGCGGTCGCCGCGGGGCAACTCGATCTGAACGCCGTTTTCGTCGTCCCCGAGCGCTTCAGCGTCGAGAAACAGCAGCTGATGGCAGCTCTCGATGCGGAGGTGATCAACACACCCACCAGCGAGGGGATGGGCGGCGCCATCGAGCGCGCTCACGACCTCGCCGACGAGCTCGACGATGCGGTCGTCCCCCAGCAGTTCTCGAACCCGCTGAACACCGAGGCCCACTACGAGACGACCGCCCCCGAGATATATGGGGCCTTGGAGGGAGAGGTCGGCGCTGTCGTCGCCGGCTGTGGCACCGCGGGCACGCTGATGGGCCTCGCGAGGTACGCCCGCGAACGGGACCCCGAGACGTACGTCGGTGCGGTCGAACCCGAGGGATCGCTGTATGCGACGACCAAAGGAGAGGAGAGCGAGGAGGGCGAGTACAAAACGGAGGGAATCGGCACCCACGATCCGGCAACCAACGAACTGTTCGAACCGGATCTGGTCGACGAGGTACTGCAGGTGAGCGACCGGGACGCTCACGACGAACTCAAGCGACTGGCCCGCGAGGAGGGGCATCTCGTGGCGTCGAGCGCCGGTGCGGCGAGCATCGCGGCCCTGGGGGTCGCCGCGCGGATCGATGCGGGCGAGATCGATGTACCCTACGACAGCGTGGTCACGGTGTTTCCCGATTCGAGCGAGCGCTACCTCTCGAAGGGGATCTACAGGGATTTCGAGGAGTGGGAGGACTGA
- a CDS encoding NAD(P)-dependent oxidoreductase: MPEKTVGFVGLGIMGLPMARNLLDAGYEVVGHNRSDEPVEELVDAGGEDGGSPTGVAERSDVVLLCLPDSPDVERVVLGDENEDDPLIDGLSAGMTVIDHSTISPVIAEEVAAELDEREVAMLDAPISGGEEGAIEGTLSIMVGGSEGTLEEQRDLLDVMGGTVTHCGPSGAGQTTKAANQIVVAAQMVGVSEALVFASQAGADLESVIEAISGGAAGCWTLDNRAPDMIQGEFDPGFFAEYQYKDLRIATDAGETFSAPMPQTELAHELYKSMVANDMGRDDNSGVMQVIELLAGTESRAEED, translated from the coding sequence ATGCCTGAGAAAACGGTCGGATTCGTCGGACTCGGAATCATGGGACTGCCGATGGCGAGGAACCTCCTCGACGCCGGATACGAGGTCGTCGGGCACAACCGCTCGGACGAGCCGGTAGAGGAACTCGTCGACGCCGGCGGAGAGGACGGGGGCTCCCCGACTGGGGTCGCCGAGAGAAGCGACGTCGTCCTGCTGTGTCTCCCCGACTCGCCGGACGTCGAACGGGTCGTGCTCGGGGACGAAAACGAGGACGACCCCCTGATCGACGGGCTGAGCGCGGGGATGACGGTGATCGATCACTCGACGATCTCACCGGTGATCGCCGAGGAGGTGGCCGCCGAACTCGACGAACGGGAGGTGGCCATGCTCGACGCGCCGATCTCCGGTGGCGAGGAGGGCGCCATCGAGGGGACGCTCTCGATCATGGTCGGAGGAAGCGAGGGGACTCTCGAGGAACAGCGCGACCTGCTGGACGTGATGGGCGGAACGGTCACCCACTGTGGGCCGAGCGGCGCGGGCCAGACGACGAAGGCCGCGAACCAGATCGTCGTCGCCGCCCAGATGGTCGGCGTCAGCGAGGCGCTCGTCTTCGCGAGCCAGGCGGGCGCGGACCTCGAAAGCGTCATCGAGGCCATTAGCGGGGGTGCGGCGGGCTGTTGGACGCTCGACAACCGCGCGCCGGACATGATCCAGGGCGAGTTCGATCCGGGCTTCTTCGCCGAGTACCAGTACAAGGACCTCCGGATCGCCACCGACGCGGGCGAGACCTTCAGCGCGCCCATGCCCCAGACCGAACTCGCCCACGAGCTCTACAAGTCGATGGTCGCAAACGACATGGGCCGGGACGACAACTCGGGCGTGATGCAGGTCATCGAGCTGCTCGCGGGCACGGAATCGCGCGCCGAGGAGGATTAG
- a CDS encoding geranylgeranylglycerol-phosphate geranylgeranyltransferase encodes MAGSETVRGLFELTRPVNAVAAGVLTLIGAFVAGGLFDGPVPALAAAGATVFATGAGNAINDYFDREIDRINQPGRPIPRGAVSPRGALGFSVGLFAGAVALVLVLPPLAITIAIVNLLLLVAYTQLFKGLPGVGNAVVAALGGSTFLFGGAAVGNVTAPGVLFVLAALSTFTREVIKDVEDLAGDREEGLNTLPIAVGARPALWIGAACLVLAVLASPVPYLLGALGPVYLLAVLPANAVMLWAASVSFDDPTTGQERLKYGMFLAAGAFVIGRAAIVLGA; translated from the coding sequence ATGGCTGGCAGCGAAACGGTTCGCGGACTGTTCGAACTCACGCGGCCGGTCAACGCCGTAGCCGCCGGCGTGCTGACCCTGATCGGGGCGTTCGTCGCCGGCGGACTGTTCGACGGCCCGGTTCCGGCGCTCGCCGCGGCCGGCGCGACCGTCTTCGCCACCGGCGCTGGAAACGCGATCAACGACTACTTCGACCGCGAGATCGACCGGATCAACCAGCCCGGCCGCCCCATTCCTCGCGGGGCGGTCTCGCCGCGAGGCGCGCTCGGGTTCAGCGTCGGCCTCTTCGCCGGGGCCGTGGCCCTCGTGCTGGTGCTGCCGCCGCTGGCGATCACGATCGCGATCGTGAACCTGCTGTTGCTCGTCGCCTACACGCAACTGTTCAAGGGACTTCCGGGCGTCGGTAACGCCGTCGTCGCCGCACTGGGCGGGAGCACCTTCCTCTTCGGTGGCGCGGCGGTCGGTAACGTCACCGCGCCGGGCGTGCTGTTCGTTCTCGCCGCCCTTTCGACCTTTACCCGCGAGGTGATCAAGGACGTCGAGGACCTCGCGGGCGACCGCGAGGAGGGGCTGAACACGCTCCCGATCGCCGTCGGCGCGCGCCCGGCACTGTGGATCGGCGCGGCCTGTCTCGTCCTCGCGGTCCTCGCAAGCCCCGTTCCCTACTTGCTCGGCGCGCTCGGCCCCGTCTACCTGCTCGCGGTGCTGCCGGCCAACGCCGTGATGCTCTGGGCGGCCTCCGTGAGCTTCGACGACCCGACGACAGGGCAGGAACGTCTGAAATACGGGATGTTCCTCGCGGCCGGCGCGTTCGTCATCGGACGGGCCGCGATCGTCCTCGGGGCCTGA
- a CDS encoding YhbY family RNA-binding protein yields MSDKADLQELRKEAHDIDVTVWVGKSGLDAVTDELADQLADRELVKVKFHRAARGSGTTEEVAAELAEAVDAILVETRGNTAVYH; encoded by the coding sequence ATGAGCGACAAAGCGGACCTCCAGGAGCTTCGAAAGGAGGCCCATGACATCGACGTGACGGTGTGGGTCGGAAAGAGTGGATTGGACGCCGTCACCGACGAACTCGCCGACCAGCTCGCCGATCGTGAACTTGTGAAGGTGAAGTTTCACCGCGCGGCTCGCGGCTCGGGAACGACCGAGGAAGTCGCCGCGGAGCTAGCGGAGGCAGTCGACGCGATCCTCGTCGAGACACGGGGCAACACGGCGGTGTATCACTGA
- a CDS encoding CoA-binding protein: MPVESDAELRELLGLRTVAVVGCSATPGKDAHEIPKYLTEHGYDVIPVNPNAEEVFGRPAYDSLSDVEEEIDTVDVFRPSEEVAGLTEEVLARDDVNVLWLQLGISDSEVEARAEEAGIHVVVDRCMKVEHQRLHAPSENA, from the coding sequence ATGCCTGTCGAGAGCGATGCCGAGTTGCGCGAACTCCTCGGTCTTCGCACCGTCGCGGTCGTCGGCTGTTCCGCTACGCCGGGCAAGGACGCCCACGAAATCCCGAAATACCTCACCGAGCACGGCTACGACGTGATTCCGGTCAATCCCAACGCCGAGGAAGTGTTCGGAAGACCAGCCTACGATTCGCTTTCGGATGTCGAAGAGGAGATCGACACCGTCGACGTCTTCCGTCCGAGCGAGGAGGTCGCGGGACTCACGGAGGAGGTCCTCGCGCGCGATGACGTGAACGTGCTCTGGCTTCAGCTCGGTATCTCCGATTCCGAGGTCGAAGCCCGTGCCGAGGAGGCGGGGATCCACGTCGTCGTCGATCGGTGTATGAAGGTCGAACACCAGCGATTGCACGCGCCCAGCGAAAACGCGTGA
- a CDS encoding DUF7504 family protein: MSDGRDVYGLPIPDATVVDPGTNLLVVGPAMTGKQRLGLEALAAGSVAGDGAVVVSTRDTGSRLLETYTDLTDADDPLVGIIDCVTTQQGVTPTEDDRIRYTSSHVDMTEIGIAFSELLESFYGDHGRKRNRVLLSSLSTLLMYADLETVFRFLHVFTGRVRNANALGLYCLDSTAHDVQTINTLTQLFDGQLTVSPDEAPTVRLSEAQRLD; encoded by the coding sequence ATGAGCGATGGACGCGACGTATACGGGTTACCGATCCCAGATGCGACCGTCGTTGATCCGGGAACGAACCTGCTCGTCGTCGGCCCGGCAATGACCGGTAAACAGCGCCTCGGTCTCGAAGCGCTCGCGGCCGGAAGCGTCGCCGGCGACGGTGCGGTCGTCGTCTCGACGAGAGACACCGGATCGCGGCTGCTCGAAACCTACACGGATCTCACCGACGCCGACGATCCGCTCGTCGGGATCATCGACTGCGTGACCACCCAACAGGGCGTGACGCCGACAGAAGACGATCGGATCCGATATACATCCTCGCACGTCGATATGACCGAGATCGGGATCGCCTTCTCGGAGCTGCTCGAATCGTTCTACGGCGATCACGGTCGGAAGCGAAACCGTGTGTTACTGTCGTCGCTCTCGACACTGTTGATGTACGCCGACCTCGAGACGGTGTTTCGATTTCTACACGTCTTCACCGGTCGCGTCCGGAACGCGAACGCGTTGGGGCTGTACTGCCTCGATTCGACCGCTCACGACGTCCAGACGATCAACACCCTCACACAGCTGTTCGACGGCCAACTCACCGTTTCGCCGGACGAGGCGCCGACGGTACGGCTTTCGGAGGCACAGCGGCTCGATTAG
- a CDS encoding mechanosensitive ion channel family protein — MVLEAILVDLGLAQGPAAAIGGAIRFLVAFLVLVTIGRVIVLPLLDRAFDRRNLEPHAQRPLMKVAWFGVLFVAVAIAFGFGGFGNFLTSLATIAAAAALAIGIAMQSVISNFVAGVFIFTEKPFKIGDWIEWQEDDYSGIVEDISLRVTRVRTFDNELITVPNSDLTDNAVKNPVAKDKLRQKFVFGIGYDDDIRAATDIIVEEAENHAEILDDPAPTVRLTELNDSDVGLQSRFWIADPARADFVRIRGEYIQRVKERFDREGIDIPYPYRTLEGGLSVESLDAIRPSGEPVE; from the coding sequence ATGGTCCTGGAGGCGATCCTCGTCGACCTCGGGCTCGCGCAGGGACCCGCCGCCGCGATCGGCGGTGCGATCCGATTTCTCGTTGCCTTCCTCGTCCTCGTGACCATCGGGCGCGTGATCGTACTGCCGCTGCTCGATCGTGCTTTCGATAGGCGCAACCTCGAACCGCACGCCCAGCGACCGCTGATGAAGGTCGCGTGGTTCGGCGTGCTCTTCGTGGCGGTCGCGATCGCGTTCGGTTTCGGGGGCTTTGGCAACTTCCTCACGTCGCTGGCGACGATCGCCGCCGCCGCCGCGCTGGCGATCGGTATCGCGATGCAGTCGGTGATCTCGAACTTCGTCGCCGGCGTGTTCATTTTCACCGAGAAACCGTTCAAGATCGGCGACTGGATCGAGTGGCAGGAGGACGACTACTCGGGGATCGTCGAGGACATCAGCCTCCGCGTGACGCGTGTCCGAACGTTTGACAACGAACTCATCACGGTTCCGAACTCCGATCTCACGGACAACGCGGTCAAAAACCCCGTCGCGAAGGACAAACTCCGACAGAAGTTCGTCTTCGGCATCGGCTACGACGACGACATCCGGGCCGCGACGGACATCATCGTCGAGGAGGCGGAAAACCACGCGGAGATCCTCGACGACCCCGCACCGACGGTTCGGCTCACTGAGCTCAACGATTCGGACGTGGGACTACAGTCGCGCTTCTGGATCGCCGACCCGGCCCGCGCCGACTTCGTTCGGATCCGCGGGGAGTACATCCAGCGGGTGAAAGAACGCTTCGACCGGGAGGGGATCGACATCCCCTATCCGTATCGCACGCTGGAGGGCGGCCTCTCGGTCGAGAGCCTCGATGCGATCCGGCCGAGTGGCGAACCCGTGGAGTGA
- a CDS encoding DUF502 domain-containing protein, with protein sequence MPSPQRQPSLRERLRQSVITGTAITIPFILTLIVLGFVFSFVAQTLNPVVWLAEYLDIEVAAPLVQLTTLLTLLALIVVIGIVAEYTDGKRIEGGFHAAMESIPGVSSLYNSFRRMSDILIESDVESFQDVKLIEFPRDGSYTIAYLTGRPPAELVAAMGHDEMLTLFVPFAPNPVMGGFLIYVPESRVIDVEMTVEESVQAIITSGVAHSQDETEETRTE encoded by the coding sequence ATGCCCTCTCCGCAGCGCCAGCCCTCGCTCAGGGAGCGCCTTCGCCAGTCGGTCATCACGGGAACCGCGATCACTATCCCCTTCATCCTCACGCTGATCGTCCTCGGATTCGTTTTCAGCTTCGTCGCCCAGACGCTCAATCCCGTGGTATGGCTCGCGGAGTACCTCGACATCGAGGTCGCCGCGCCGCTCGTCCAGCTGACGACGCTTCTCACCCTGCTCGCGTTGATCGTCGTGATCGGGATCGTCGCCGAGTACACGGACGGAAAACGCATCGAAGGGGGCTTTCACGCCGCGATGGAGTCGATCCCGGGCGTGAGCTCGCTGTACAACAGCTTCCGGCGGATGAGCGACATCCTCATCGAAAGCGACGTTGAGAGCTTCCAGGACGTGAAGCTCATCGAGTTCCCGCGCGACGGGAGCTACACCATCGCCTATCTGACCGGCCGACCGCCGGCGGAACTGGTCGCGGCGATGGGTCACGACGAGATGCTCACGCTGTTCGTCCCGTTCGCGCCGAATCCCGTGATGGGCGGGTTTCTGATCTACGTTCCCGAAAGCCGAGTGATCGACGTCGAGATGACCGTCGAGGAGAGCGTTCAGGCGATCATCACGAGCGGCGTGGCCCACAGCCAGGACGAGACCGAAGAGACGAGAACGGAGTGA
- a CDS encoding CBS domain-containing protein codes for MIETYVEAVMTDTVPTVSPTTPVASAAQRLRDPAVPALVVLDDQRVVGIVTESDFVALVAETNEPVSVEAIMSTPVVTVPSGTPTGLAADRMHEAGVRHLPVVDGETYRGLVSLRSLSPFLSRARLDVTWRGEPIHLDRGEHPEAITDEPDDRAMNG; via the coding sequence ATGATCGAAACGTACGTCGAAGCGGTCATGACGGATACGGTTCCGACTGTCTCACCGACAACGCCAGTCGCGTCGGCCGCACAGCGGCTTCGCGACCCGGCCGTTCCAGCACTCGTCGTTCTGGACGACCAGCGGGTCGTCGGGATCGTCACCGAATCCGACTTCGTCGCCCTCGTCGCGGAGACGAACGAACCGGTCTCCGTCGAGGCGATCATGTCGACGCCGGTCGTGACGGTTCCGTCCGGAACGCCGACGGGTCTGGCCGCCGATCGGATGCATGAGGCCGGCGTGAGACATCTGCCCGTCGTCGACGGCGAGACCTACCGGGGGCTCGTTTCCCTGCGTTCGCTGTCGCCGTTTCTCTCCCGGGCCCGACTCGACGTCACGTGGCGTGGGGAGCCGATCCACCTCGATCGAGGCGAGCACCCCGAAGCGATCACCGACGAACCGGACGATCGGGCGATGAACGGATGA